Proteins from one Syngnathus scovelli strain Florida chromosome 17, RoL_Ssco_1.2, whole genome shotgun sequence genomic window:
- the cntnap2b gene encoding contactin-associated protein-like 2b: MSHVTKLLLPVLCSITITCRAASSVNRRCEDSLATPLPYSSFTSSSVYARDYGAGYAKLNRKQGAGGWSPSDSDRYQWLQVDLGARKQLVAIATQGRYSSSDWTSKYQLLYSDTQTNWRPYLQDGNIWNFDGNVNSDGVIRYQLQHVILARYVRFVPLDKSKEGRVGLRLELYGCSYWADVIGFDGHGILSYRFRSRKMKILKDVIALKFRTTARDGVLLHGEGQQGDYVSLELRRARLQLSMNLGSNQYGSIQGHTSVTSGSLLDDDHWHSVVIERYRRNVNFTLDHHVHHFRTNGEFAHLDLDYEISFGGLPLSAKSSSGGRDNFVGCMEGITYNGDNITHLVRRGKVDTSSFRNLTFSCAESNTFPVFFNSTSFLLLPGQTDSDTLSVSLSFRTWNPNGLLMFTALADGWVEVGLTEGKIVVYMNVTQKKNTHIDISSGSGLNDGQWHSVHLNALENYAMLTVDGDEASTVRTAIPVQIMTGGTYYFGGYFPHSTTHTHQRPFQGCMQLIHIDDHLADLKAVEQGLIGTFENVSLNMCAIIDRCVPNHCEHGSRCSQTWDTFSCNCSGTGYAGATCHTSKFQQSCEDYKHQGRGTGSYWIDPDGSGAIEPFRVMCDMTEEKVWTVVKNNLAPQTSVMTANPEEKAVLQITYNVTDQQLFSVTSSAEKCEQYLAYACRMSRLLNTPGSEPFTWWLGRVNERHFYWGGSGPGIQKCACGIEHNCTNPKHFCNCDADQRSWKEDAGLLVYKDHLPVRQVVVGDTGRAGSEAKLTVGPLRCQGDRKYWNAASFTSPASFLHFSSIRGETSTDISFYFKTSSSHGVFLDNSGTSDFLHIELRGASWVSFSFDVGSERMEILVHSAVPLNDGQWHRVEAEKNIKEAVLQLDGQHREIRLTAPQGHTKLEFYSDLYLGASGGQRGFLGCMRALTINGLTYDLEEKAKVTSGVNPGCQGHCSSYGMHCKNGGKCVEQYNRYSCDCSLTAFDGPFCTEDVGAYFETGTLVRYDFQPEAAYFVVQEGKSFSDVAVPVEANLTQEELSFSFSTSSAPSILVYISSRTQDYLAVVLRVNGTLQIRYRLGGLNEPFTIDIDHRNMANGQPHTVNISRHFREIRLQVDHYPVSTHILPEASDTEFNLIKSLFLGKVFETGQIDPILIERYNTPGFVGCLSRVQLNSVAPLKAALRSGQAAPVSTHGILVPSNCGASPLTISPLAANDPWHVETGGAVFPFSEESSSSNGVNRNSAVIGGIIAMVIFAVLCIMVVVIRHMFQHKGSYHTNEAKGAESADCADAAIIVNDPAFTETIDESKKEWFI, from the exons ATGTCTCATGTGACCAAGTTGTTGTTACCAGTCCTGTGTAGCATCACCATCACCTGCAGAGCTGCGTCCTCAGTTAACC GAAGGTGTGAGGACAGTTTGGCCACACCTCTTCCGTATAGCTCCTTCACCAGCTCATCAGTTTATGCTCGAGATTATGGGGCTGGTTATGCCAAGCTTAATCGGAAACAAG GGGCTGGAGGCTGGTCGCCTTCGGACTCAGACCGTTACCAATGGTTACAGGTCGATTTGGGTGCCAGAAAACAGCTTGTTGCCATAGCAACTCAGGGTCGCTACAGTAGCTCTGACTGGACCAGCAAATATCAGCTACTTTATAGCGATACGCAGACAAACTGGAGGCCTTATTTACAGGATGGAAACATCTGG AACTTTGACGGCAACGTGAACAGCGATGGAGTGATTCGTTATCAGCTGCAGCACGTCATTCTGGCCCGTTACGTCCGCTTTGTCCCATTGGACAAGAGCAAGGAGGGTCGCGTGGGACTCCGTCTGGAACTCTATGGCTGCTCATACT GGGCTGATGTGATCGGTTTTGATGGCCATGGAATCCTGTCCTACCGCTTTAGGAGTAGAAAGATGAAGATTTTAAAGGATGTCATCGCTCTGAAGTTTAGAACCACAGCTCGAGATGGAGTGTTGCTCCACGGGGAGGGACAACAAGGAGACTATGTTTCTCTGGAGCTTCGAAGGGCGAGACTTCAGCTCAGTATGAATCTTG GCAGTAACCAGTACGGCTCTATCCAAGGCCACACATCGGTGACCAGTGGGAGCTTACTTGACGACGACCACTGGCACTCAGTTGTCATAGAGCGATACAGAAGGAATGTCAACTTTACTTTGGATCACCATGTTCATCACTTCAGGACCAATGGAGAGTTTGCTCATCTCGATCTTGACTATGAG ATTAGCTTCGGGGGTCTACCTCTATCAGCAAAGTCAAGCTCGGGAGGTCGAGACAATTTTGTGGGCTGCATGGAGGGGATTACCTACAATGGCGACAACATTACGCACTTGGTCCGCAGGGGGAAAGTGGACACATCCAGCTTT CGCAACTTAACGTTTTCCTGTGCTGAGTCCAACACCTTCCCTGTCTTCTTCAACTCCACATCGTTCCTGCTCCTGCCTGGACAGACTGACAGTGACACACTGTCTGTCAGTCTGTCTTTCAGGACATGGAATCCAAATGGATTGCTGATGTTCACCGCACTAGCTGATGGCTGGGTGGAGGTGGGACTGACCGAGGGCAAGATTGTCGTATATATGAACgtgacacaaaaaaagaacacgCATATTGACATTTCATCAG GCTCCGGTCTGAATGATGGCCAGTGGCACAGTGTCCATCTGAATGCTTTGGAGAACTATGCAATGCTAACAGTAGATGGAGACGAGGCATCCACAGTCAGAACCGCCATTCCAGTACAGATCATGACGGGCGGAACATACTACTTTGGAG GTTACTTCCCACATTCAACCACTCACACACATCAGCGCCCCTTCCAGGGCTGCATGCAGTTGATCCACATCGATGACCATCTAGCTGACCTCAAGGCCGTGGAACAAGGTCTCATTGGAACCTTTGAAAATGTCAGCCTGAATATGTGCGCCATCATTGACAG ATGCGTCCCCAACCATTGTGAGCACGGATCCCGTTGTTCTCAAACATGGGATACATTCAGCTGCAACTGTAGTGGCACTGGATACGCTGGGGCTACTTGCCATACCT CCAAGTTCCAGCAGTCCTGTGAAGACTATAAGCACCAGGGTAGAGGCACTGGGAGTTACTGGATTGACCCTGATGGCAGTGGTGCTATAGAGCCTTTCAGAGTTATGTGTGACATGACGG AAGAAAAAGTTTGGACCGTAGTGAAGAACAACCTTGCACCTCAGACATCAGTCATGACTGCTAATCCAGAGGAGAAGGCAGTACTGCAGATCACTTACAATGTAACAGATCAGCAG TTGTTTTCAGTCACCAGCAGTGCGGAAAAGTGCGAACAATATCTTGCCTATGCCTGCCGAATGTCCCGTCTACTCAACACTCCAG GCAGTGAACCGTTTACCTGGTGGTTAGGACGAGTCAACGAGAGACATTTCTACTGGGGAGGTTCAGGTCCAGGGATACAGAAGTGTGCATGTGGAATTGAGCACAACTGCACCAACCCCAAACACTTTTGCAACTGTGACGCCGATCAGCGCTCCTG GAAAGAAGATGCGGGCCTGTTGGTGTATAAGGACCACTTGCCAGTCCGGCAGGTTGTGGTTGGTGATACAGGCAGAGCTGGATCTGAGGCTAAGCTGACAGTGGGGCCGCTCAGATGTCAGGGGGACC GAAAATACTGGAATGCCGCGTCCTTCACAAGTCCAGCTTCCTTCCTCCACTTCTCTTCCATCAGAGGAGAAACCAGCACTGACATCTCCTTTTACTTTAAGACTTCCTCCAGCCATGGGGTCTTCCTTGACAACTCTGGAACATCGGACTTCCTTCACATTGAACTAAGAG GAGCCTCCTGGGTGTCTTTCTCCTTCGATGTGGGCAGTGAGCGAATGGAGATTCTTGTGCACTCTGCGGTGCCTTTAAATGACGGCCAGTGGCATCGCGTGGAGGCCGAGAAGAACATCAAGGAGGCGGTGCTGCAGCTTGATGGACAGCACCGAGAGATCAGACTCACAGCTCCGCAGGGGCACACAAAACTGGAGTTCTACAGCGACCTTTACCTTG GTGCCTCAGGAGGTCAGAGGGGATTCCTGGGCTGCATGCGAGCTCTGACGATAAATGGATTGACCTATGACCTGGAGGAAAAGGCTAAGGTGACTTCAGGGGTAAATCCAGGTTGCCAGGGTCACTGCAGCAGCTATGGGATGCACTGCAAGAATGGAGGGAAGTGCGTGGAGCAGTACAACAGATACTCTTGTGACTGCTCGCTCACGGCATTTGATGGACCTTTCTGTACTGAGG ACGTGggcgcctactttgaaaccggaACCCTGGTGCGCTATGACTTCCAGCCAGAAGCAGCCTACTTTGTGGTCCAGGAGGGAAAAAGCTTTTCGGACGTCGCTGTTCCTGTTGAGGCCAACCTGACTCAGGAGGAGCTTAGTTTCAGCTTTAGCACTTCCAGTGCTCCAAGCATCCTGGTCTACATCAGTTCCAGGACACAGGACTACCTGGCTGTGGTGCTCAGGGTTAATG GAACGCTCCAGATCCGCTACAGATTAGGAGGGCTGAACGAACCTTTCACTATCGATATTGACCATCGTAACATGGCCAACGGGCAGCCTCACACTGTCAACATAAGCAGACACTTTCGGGAGATACGATTACAG GTTGACCATTACCCAGTGTCCACTCACATATTACCCGAGGCCTCGGATACAGAATTCAACTTGATCAAAAGTTTGTTTCTTGGAAAAGTTTTTG AAACAGGACAAATTGACCCCATCTTGATTGAGCGCTACAACACGCCAGGCTTTGTGGGCTGCCTGTCAAGGGTTCAACTGAACAGTGTGGCGCCACTCAAAGCCGCCCTGCGCTCTGGCCAGGCGGCACCCGTCAGTACCCACGGGATTCTGGTTCCGTCCAATTGTGGAGCCTCCCCGCTGACCATCTCCCCCTTGGCGGCAAATGACCCCTGGCACGTCGAAACCG GCGGAGCAGTTTTCCCTTTCAGTGAGGAATCGTCAAGCAGTAATGGTGTCAATCGCAACTCTGCAGTCATTGGAG GCATCATCGCCATGGTCATCTTTGCAGTTTTGTGCATCATGGTGGTTGTCATCCGCCACATGTTCCAACACAAAGGCTCCTACCATACCAACGAGGCTAAGGGTGCCGAGTCAGCGGACTGTGCCGACGCGGCTATCATCGTCAACGACCCCGCCTTCACCGAAACTATCGACGAGAGCAAGAAGGAATGGTTCATCTGA